The following coding sequences lie in one Arachis hypogaea cultivar Tifrunner chromosome 4, arahy.Tifrunner.gnm2.J5K5, whole genome shotgun sequence genomic window:
- the LOC114927651 gene encoding serine/threonine-protein phosphatase 7 long form homolog produces the protein MSRKLKPRNVDRLELHIVKYLSYSDYALRMLTCDHHVPPDRYNERVEEHLRSTGFYHVAQIGVVQCQKALVNALVERWHPDTHTFHLPVGECAVTLEDVAMIFGLPTDGLPVTGMTLSSFEALEAECLHQFGVAPRKLDCRGSGIKLTWLRNLKERLQLSDENSIQVYVKCHIMLLIGTILFGDKSGASVHWKYLPLLSDFASIGQYSCGSACLAHLYRSLCRASRFDYKEIDGPLTLLLCWAWIRLPYLAPVPREPRSFPLANRWRNWERGDRVYRYLKLAHFRKALDDLQEGQFLWVAYSVDRVDPDIIPIDIYMHSVIWSATVPLVTFECIEWHATDRFRRQFGFVQGVPHQEQNLNRAHGEVLTDPKNLNWATATTHSFWVMQWTNRYNHVLTEEPMVPQQPLDTYMYWYCSKNGDHLNLSDLVVQEDVEGEQVMDDENEEQEPQSPPLSPLPPPAEEPRHSTGQYVPQTQFTTSFPIQQQHWVTP, from the exons ATGTCAAGGAAATTAAAACCTAGAAATGTTGATCGTCTGGAACTTCACATTGTAAAATATCTGAGTTATtctgattat GCTTTACGGATGTTAACATGTGATCACCATGTCCCTCCGGATCGGTACAATGAGAGAGTGGAGGAGCATTTACGATCAACTGGGTTTTACCATGTCGCCCAGATTGGAGTTGTTCAATGTCAGAAAGCACTGGTAAATGCTTTAGTGGAAAGGTGGCACCCAGACACACATACCTTTCACCTTCCAGTTGGTGAATGTGCCGTGACACTGGAAGACGTGGCTATGATCTTTGGTCTTCCGACCGACGGCCTTCCAGTGACAGGGATGACTTTGAGTAGTTTTGAAGCCTTAGAGGCGGAGTGTCTTCACCAATTTGGAGTCGCACCAAGAAAGTTGGATTGTCGAGGAAGCGGCATAAAACTGACGTGGCTACGGAATTTAAAAGAACGATTACAGCTGAGTGACGAAAACAGTATACAGGTGTACGTTAAGTGCCACATCATGTTGTTGATCGGTACAATCTTGTTTGGAGACAAGTCTGGGGCATCTGTCCACTGGAAGTATCTGCCTCTACTGAGTGATTTTGCTAGTATTGGACAGTACAGTTGCGGATCAGCATGCCTAGCACATCTATACAGGAGTTTATGCAGGGCATCACGTTTTGATTATAAGGAAATCGATGGTCCGCTAACACTTCTACTGTGTTGGGCATGGATTCGCCTACCATATCTAGCCCCGGTTCCTAGGGAACCCCGCAGTTTTCCGCTTGCAAACAG gtggcgtaactgggagcgTGGAGACCGAGTCTATAGATATCTGAAGCTTGCTCATTTTAGGAAGGCCTTGGATGATCTTCAGGAAGGCCAG TTTTTGTGGGTTGCATATTCTGTTGATCGTGTTGATCCAGACATAATTCCTATTGACATCTACATGCACTCGGTGATTTGGAGTGCAACGGTGCCGTTGGTAACTTTTGAGTGTATTGAATGGCATGCTACCGACAGGTTTAGACGACAGTTCGGTTTCGTTCAAGGAGTTCCTCATCAGGAACAAAATCTAAACCGGGCACACGGAGAAGTCTTAACCGATCCTAAGAATCTAAACTGGGCCACAGCCACGACTCATTCATTTTGGGTGATGCAGTGGACAAACAGGTATAATCACGTTCTTACTGAGGAACCGATGGTTCCGCAGCAGCCATTAGATACTTATATGTACTGGTACTGTTCAAAGAATGGTGATCACTTGAACTTGTCGGATCTTGTGGTCCAAGAAGATGTTGAGGGTGAAcaggttatggatgatgaaaatGAAGAGCAGGAGCCACAATCACCGCCACTTTCACCTCTACCTCCACCCGCAGAAGAACCACGTCATT